Part of the Leptospira yasudae genome is shown below.
GATACAATTTTTAAACAAAGCGAAAGAACTTAGAATTTAAAAAAGGAAACAACGGAGAGAATCGATCGATATGTTATTTTTGAATCCATACTTAGAAAGTGAAGATAAGGACTTTTACAACACGGTAAAAGAATTCGCGAAAGACCGCGCGCTTCCCACGGTAGAACAAAGAGACGAGGATTGCACCTGGGACAGCGAGCTCTGGAAAGAAATGGGATCTATGGGTCTTTTGGGAATTCCTCTTCCCGAACAATACGGAGGACAAGGAGGAACTTGTTTTCAGTGTTGTCTGGCGCAAGAAGCGTTCAACGCAGGATCGTTGGATTCAGGTTTCGGACTTTCCTGGGGCGCGCATATGATCATCGGAACTCTTCCCATTTTGTTCCAAGGAACCGAAGCCCAAAAGCAAAAATATTTACCCAAACTCGCAAGCGGAGAATGGATTGCCGGTCTCGGTTTGACCGAACCCGATTCGGGCTCGGATGCGGCGGGTATGAGAACCTTCGCCGAAAAAACGGAAGGCGGTTTTATTCTCAACGGAAGCAAGATGTTCATCACAAACGGACCGATCGGACAAATTTTTATCGTGATGGCAAGAACGACTAAGTCCCGCGGACCGATGGGAGTTTCCGCATTCATCGTAGAGTCTCATCGAAAAGGATTTCATGTTTCCAAAGTTTTAAAGAAGCTCGGTCACAACACTTCCACCACTGCGGAACTTTCTTTCGAGGATATGTTCATACCGGATGAGAATTTGTTAGGACCTTTGAATTCCGGTTTCTTAAGAATCGGGAAAGCCACTTTAGAATGGGAACGAACCGTTCTTCTTGCGGCGTTGATGGGAGGTATGGAGAACGCGGTCGAAAGTTGTATTCAATACGCGTGGCAAAGACAACAATTCGGCAAACCGATTCTTTCCTTTTTTGCGATGAAGGAAAAGATCGCGAGAATCTGGGCGTATCTCTGCGCTTCGAGAAGAGTGATCTACTTCGTGGCTCGCAAAAAAGATTCC
Proteins encoded:
- a CDS encoding acyl-CoA dehydrogenase family protein — its product is MLFLNPYLESEDKDFYNTVKEFAKDRALPTVEQRDEDCTWDSELWKEMGSMGLLGIPLPEQYGGQGGTCFQCCLAQEAFNAGSLDSGFGLSWGAHMIIGTLPILFQGTEAQKQKYLPKLASGEWIAGLGLTEPDSGSDAAGMRTFAEKTEGGFILNGSKMFITNGPIGQIFIVMARTTKSRGPMGVSAFIVESHRKGFHVSKVLKKLGHNTSTTAELSFEDMFIPDENLLGPLNSGFLRIGKATLEWERTVLLAALMGGMENAVESCIQYAWQRQQFGKPILSFFAMKEKIARIWAYLCASRRVIYFVARKKDSEPDVSLPMESSIVKLFASEVSEEVASDAVQIHGGMGYMREVHVSRLYRDVKLGTIGGGTSEVQRSIISASYSGYDKFKNIIESAASEEVRNHSEQKIQATPIGNLMRCLDVLIQSVGDNPERKKRQALEFGFADLLTLTTILKLSVWDLTQDSNHYKTSDKERDLDILAYYLTARYIRGIAYLKELDETAVTDVIQAFGNLNAPEKQIEDCIEFLKEGILGSAVSA